In Deltaproteobacteria bacterium HGW-Deltaproteobacteria-6, a genomic segment contains:
- a CDS encoding acyl-CoA dehydrogenase, protein MMQFELSSGQKELQSKIREFAVTEILPAVWHYDEKDEIPLFLLQKAFTAGFMNTDIPVKYGGKGFGLIENVILTEEMAAVCSGVATSIFDNSLGMAPIFLSENEKVKEKYLPLILREFKRICFATSEPLLGSDVASIRCRAERDGNDYILNGTKYWITNASVADYMTIFATVDPTKQHEGICAFLVERDWNGVSVGKPIPKLGQRSSNTAGINFKNVRVPRENVIAEPGKGFVLAMKTFARTRPAIGAFAVGAARSAMEYAIDYARHRSAFGARLSNFEAIQFKLAEMYQKVETSRLLVWKAAWEADNGMDPTISASIAKFYATETAMEVVNDAMQIFGGYGYTKMFPIEKLFRDIRLLSIYEGTSEIQRLIVSGYVLNQYKPSLPSLSDLPMIRALDLNDPGAKNTTAWRCGICGHIHYGGEPPDECPYCFFPKTVFKKIWPAG, encoded by the coding sequence ATTATGCAGTTTGAATTAAGTTCCGGACAAAAGGAGCTGCAGTCAAAAATCCGCGAATTTGCCGTCACAGAAATCCTGCCGGCCGTCTGGCATTATGACGAGAAGGATGAAATTCCTCTTTTCTTGCTGCAAAAAGCGTTTACCGCCGGTTTTATGAATACGGATATACCCGTAAAATACGGCGGCAAAGGATTTGGCCTGATCGAGAACGTTATTCTTACCGAGGAGATGGCCGCCGTTTGTTCGGGTGTGGCAACATCTATTTTTGATAATTCTCTCGGCATGGCGCCGATCTTTCTTTCCGAAAACGAAAAGGTTAAAGAAAAATATCTTCCGCTCATCCTTCGTGAATTTAAGCGCATTTGTTTTGCGACATCGGAACCGCTGCTGGGCTCGGACGTCGCCTCTATACGCTGCAGAGCGGAAAGAGACGGAAACGATTATATTTTAAACGGCACAAAGTACTGGATAACCAACGCCTCGGTGGCTGACTACATGACGATTTTTGCCACCGTTGATCCTACTAAACAGCATGAGGGTATTTGCGCCTTTCTCGTGGAAAGAGACTGGAACGGGGTTTCCGTAGGCAAACCGATTCCGAAATTAGGCCAGCGCTCTTCGAATACGGCGGGGATTAACTTTAAGAACGTCAGAGTCCCCCGGGAAAATGTTATTGCGGAACCGGGCAAAGGCTTTGTCCTGGCCATGAAAACTTTCGCCCGTACCCGGCCCGCCATCGGTGCTTTTGCCGTAGGCGCCGCCCGTTCGGCAATGGAATACGCCATCGATTACGCCAGGCATAGAAGTGCTTTCGGCGCCAGGCTTTCCAATTTTGAGGCCATTCAGTTCAAACTGGCCGAAATGTACCAAAAAGTGGAAACCTCCAGGCTTTTGGTATGGAAGGCGGCGTGGGAAGCGGATAACGGCATGGACCCGACTATCAGCGCCTCCATCGCCAAATTTTATGCGACGGAAACGGCCATGGAAGTCGTCAATGATGCCATGCAGATTTTCGGCGGCTACGGCTATACGAAAATGTTTCCCATTGAGAAATTATTCCGGGATATACGCCTGCTTAGCATATACGAAGGCACCAGTGAGATTCAGCGTCTGATTGTTTCCGGTTATGTCCTGAATCAATACAAACCGTCCCTGCCGTCGCTTTCAGACCTTCCGATGATCCGCGCGCTCGATTTGAATGATCCGGGCGCAAAAAACACGACAGCCTGGCGCTGCGGCATCTGCGGACACATTCACTATGGCGGAGAACCTCCGGATGAATGCCCCTACTGCTTTTTCCCGAAAACAGTATTCAAAAAAATCTGGCCCGCGGGTTGA